A single genomic interval of Oryza sativa Japonica Group chromosome 7, ASM3414082v1 harbors:
- the LOC4342871 gene encoding uncharacterized protein, which yields MSLATAAAGAQPFVRSSSSAAAASSSRPLLAVAAARHRRPHGSLAAAAAAARRRRRRPLLQVRAARTESTGVSVGFRAPQFELPEPLTGKLWTLDDFEGNPALLVMFVCNHCPFVKHLKKDIAKLTSFYMEKGLAAVAISSNSIVTHPQDGPDYIAEEAKLYKYSFPYLYDESQEVAKAFRAVCTPEFYLFKKDGRRPFELFYHGQFDDSRPSNNVPVTGRDLSRAIDCALSGQELPFVPKPSVGCSIKWHP from the exons ATGTcactcgccaccgccgccgccggagcgcaaCCGTTcgtccgctcctcctcctccgccgccgcggcgtcctcgTCGCGGCccctgctcgccgtcgccgccgcccgccaccgccgcccgcatggatctctcgccgccgccgccgccgcggcaaggcggcgtcgtcgtcgtccgctccTCCAGGTGCGCGCGGCAAGGACGGAGTCCACGGGCGTCTCCGTCGGGTTCCGCGCGCCCCAGTTCGAG CTCCCGGAGCCACTGACGGGGAAGCTCTGGACATTGGATGACTTCGAAGGCAACCCCGCGCTGCTG GTTATGTTTGTATGTAATCACTGTCCATTCGTAAAGCATCTCAAAAAAGATATTGCGAAGCTCACCTCATTCTACATGGAG AAAGGGCTTGCTGCTGTTGCCATATCCTCGAACTCAATTGTGACACACCCACAG GATGGTCCTGATTACATAGCTGAGGAAGCAAAATTGTATAAATACTCTTTCCCGTATCTATATGATGAG TCTCAAGAAGTTGCTAAAGCTTTTCGAGCCGTCTGCACGCCAGAGTTTTACTTGTTCAAAAAG GATGGACGAAGGCCATTTGAGCTTTTCTACCATGGGCAGTTTGACGATTCAAGACCGAGTAACAACGTGCCAGTTACCGGAAG GGATTTAAGTCGTGCGATTGATTGTGCACTTAGTGGACAAGAGCTACCTTTTGTGCCAAAACCCAG TGTCGGGTGCAGCATCAAATGGCACCCATGA
- the LOC4342872 gene encoding phospholipase D delta isoform X2, translating to MQDGLMHTHDEEARKFFRHSGVHCVLAPRYASNKLSIFKQQVVGTLFTHHQKCVIVDTQVIGNNRKITAFIGGLDLCDGRYDTPEHRLFKDLDTVFKDDFHNPTFQVNKSGPRQPWHDLHCKIEGPAAYDILTNFEQRWRKSAKWKVSVRRAVSWHHDTLVKINRMSWIVSPSADELNARVCEQDDPENWHVQIFRSIDSGSVKGFPKLVQEAESQNLVCAKNLQIDKSIHNAYVKAIRSAQHYIYIENQYFIGSSYYWSSNRSAGAENLIPIELAIKIARKIKARERFAAYIVIPMWPEGNPTTAAMQEILFWQGQTMSMMYKIVAEALQKEGLDDTHPQDYLNFYCLGKREVSNDVSTTSQSNENSPQRLVQKFKRFMIYVHSKGMIVDDEYVLIGSANINQRSMDGSRDTEIAMGAYQPHYSWAGRKKAPRGQVYGYRMSLWAEHLGTVEECFRWPHSVECVRQVNEMAEENWARYVSPEMVNMRGHLMRYPINVERDGRVGPVHGYECFPDVGGKVLGTHSSLPNALTT from the exons ATGCAGGATGGACTCATGCATACACATGACGAGGAAGCTCGGAAGTTTTTCAGGCATTCTGGTGTCCATTGTGTGTTGGCTCCTCGCTACGCTAGCAACAAACTTAGCATTTTTAAGCAACAG GTTGTAGGAACTTTGTTTACGCACCATCAGAAATGTGTCATTGTTGACACCCAAGTCATAGGGAACAATAGAAAAATAACTGCTTTTATTGGTGGCCTAGACTTATGTGATGGCAGATATGATACACCTGAACACAGGCTCTTCAAGGATCTTGACACCGTCTTCAAGGATGATTTCCATAATCCCACATTCCAA GTTAATAAGTCTGGGCCTAGACAACCATGGCATGATTTACATTGCAAGATTGAGGGTCCAGCTGCCTATGATATACTTACAAACTTTGAACAGAGATGGAGAAAATCTGCAAAATGGAAAGTCAGCGTTAGAAGAGCTGTAAGTTGGCACCATGATACCTTGGTAAAAATAAACCGGATGTCGTGGATTGTCTCCCCCTCTGCAGATGAGTTAAATGCACGTGTTTGTGAACAAGATGATCCAGAAAACTGGCATGTACAG ATATTCCGGTCCATTGATTCAGGATCAGTAAAAGGGTTCCCTAAACTTGTTCAGGAGGCTGAGTCACAG AATCTTGTCTGCGCGAAAAATCTGCAGATAGACAAGAGCATACATAATGCATATGTGAAAGCTATCAGATCTGCACAACACTATATCTACATTGAAAATCAATATTTTATTGGATCTTCATACTACTGGTCTTCAAATAGAAGTGCAG GTGCAGAGAATTTGATACCGATCGAATTGGCCATAAAGATTGCAAGAAAGATTAAAGCTAGGGAAAGATTTGCAGCTTACATTGTTATACCAATGTGGCCCGAGGGTAATCCAACAACTGCTGCTATGCAGGAGATCCTCTTTTGGCAG GGACAAACAATGTCCATGATGTACAAGATTGTCGCAGAAGCACTACAGAAGGAGGGGTTAGATGATACGCATCCACAGGATTACCTTAACTTCTACTGTCTTGGTAAGCGTGAAGTCTCAAATGACGTATCTACAACAAGCCAATCCAATGAGAATTCCCCACAG CGCCTGGTCCAAAAGTTCAAGCGATTCATGATCTACGTGCACTCCAAGGGGATGATTGTCGATGATGAGTATGTGCTCATAGGATCAGCCAACATAAATCAGAGGTCCATGGATGGCTCAAGGGACACCGAGATCGCTATGGGCGCCTACCAGCCTCACTACAGCTGGGCAGGACGCAAGAAAGCTCCACGAGGACAG GTGTACGGGTACAGGATGTCGCTGTGGGCGGAGCACCTGGGTACAGTGGAGGAGTGCTTCCGTTGGCCTCATTCCGTGGAGTGCGTCCGGCAGGTGAATGAAATGGCAGAAGAGAACTGGGCGCGCTACGTATCACCGGAGATGGTGAACATGCGGGGGCACCTCATGAGGTACCCCATCAATGTTGAACGGGATGGTAGGGTTGGTCCGGTGCATGGGTACGAGTGCTTCCCGGATGTCGGTGGCAAGGTGCTCGGCACACACTCTTCTCTTCCAAATGCATTGACAACTTGA
- the LOC4342872 gene encoding phospholipase D delta isoform X1 → MGKHSAESGTSMLLHGDLDIQIVEAKCLPNMDLMTERMRKCFTGYGACSTECGKSDPHTDVRKIITSDPYVSVCLSGATVAQTRVIANSENPKWDEHFYVQVAHSVSRVEFHVKDNDVFGAELIGVASVPVENITPGDTVSGWFPISGQYSNPMKASPELHLSIQYKPIEQNPLYKDGVGSDGCQSIGVPNAYFPLRKGGMVTLYQDAHIPDDFCPKIEIDGGRVYEQNKCWEDICHAIAEAHHLIYIIGWSLYHPVKLVRESTKPVPNGSPPTLGGLLKTKVQEGVRVIVLLWDDKTSHDKFLLKTDGLMHTHDEEARKFFRHSGVHCVLAPRYASNKLSIFKQQVVGTLFTHHQKCVIVDTQVIGNNRKITAFIGGLDLCDGRYDTPEHRLFKDLDTVFKDDFHNPTFQVNKSGPRQPWHDLHCKIEGPAAYDILTNFEQRWRKSAKWKVSVRRAVSWHHDTLVKINRMSWIVSPSADELNARVCEQDDPENWHVQIFRSIDSGSVKGFPKLVQEAESQNLVCAKNLQIDKSIHNAYVKAIRSAQHYIYIENQYFIGSSYYWSSNRSAGAENLIPIELAIKIARKIKARERFAAYIVIPMWPEGNPTTAAMQEILFWQGQTMSMMYKIVAEALQKEGLDDTHPQDYLNFYCLGKREVSNDVSTTSQSNENSPQRLVQKFKRFMIYVHSKGMIVDDEYVLIGSANINQRSMDGSRDTEIAMGAYQPHYSWAGRKKAPRGQVYGYRMSLWAEHLGTVEECFRWPHSVECVRQVNEMAEENWARYVSPEMVNMRGHLMRYPINVERDGRVGPVHGYECFPDVGGKVLGTHSSLPNALTT, encoded by the exons ATGGGGAAACACTCAGCTGAATCAGGTACTAGTATGCTCTTGCATGGAGATTTGGACATACAGATAGTGGAAGCAAAATGTCTTCCCAATATGGATCTTATGACTGAAAGGATGCGAAAATGCTTCACTGGCTACGGCGCTTGTAGTACTGAGTGTGGGAAGTCTGATCCACATACAGACGTGAGGAAGATCATTACTAGTGATCCATATGTTTCGGTTTGCCTCTCAGGAGCAACAGTGGCACAAACTCGAGTCATTGCAAACTCAGAGAATCCTAAATGGGATGAACATTTTTATGTTCAGGTTGCCCATTCTGTTAGCAGAGTTGAGTTTCACGTAAAAGACAATGATGTTTTTGGAGCAGAACTTATAGGCGTGGCTTCAGTACCAGTTGAAAACATCACACCAGGTGATACCGTCAGTGGTTGGTTTCCAATATCTGGTCAGTATAGTAATCCTATGAAGGCATCTCCTGAACTTCATTTGTCTATCCAGTACAAGCCAATTGAGCAGAATCCATTGTACAAAGATGGAGTTGGTTCTGACGGTTGTCAGAGTATTGGTGTGCCAAATGCTTATTTTCCTCTTCGAAAGGGTGGTATGGTCACTCTATATCAAGATGCCCATATTCCTGATGACTTTTGTCCTAAAATTGAAATTGATGGTGGAAGAGTATACGAACAAAATAAATGTTGGGAAGACATTTGCCATGCAATTGCTGAGGCTCATCACCTTATTTATATAATTGGTTGGTCGTTGTATCACCCTGTCAAGCTGGTAAGGGAATCAACAAAACCTGTGCCCAATGGAAGCCCACCAACCCTTGGGGGGCTTTTGAAAACCAAGGTTCAGGAGGGGGTCCGTGTTATTGTGTTACTTTGGGATGACAAAACATCACATGACAAATTTCTCTTGAAAACG GATGGACTCATGCATACACATGACGAGGAAGCTCGGAAGTTTTTCAGGCATTCTGGTGTCCATTGTGTGTTGGCTCCTCGCTACGCTAGCAACAAACTTAGCATTTTTAAGCAACAG GTTGTAGGAACTTTGTTTACGCACCATCAGAAATGTGTCATTGTTGACACCCAAGTCATAGGGAACAATAGAAAAATAACTGCTTTTATTGGTGGCCTAGACTTATGTGATGGCAGATATGATACACCTGAACACAGGCTCTTCAAGGATCTTGACACCGTCTTCAAGGATGATTTCCATAATCCCACATTCCAA GTTAATAAGTCTGGGCCTAGACAACCATGGCATGATTTACATTGCAAGATTGAGGGTCCAGCTGCCTATGATATACTTACAAACTTTGAACAGAGATGGAGAAAATCTGCAAAATGGAAAGTCAGCGTTAGAAGAGCTGTAAGTTGGCACCATGATACCTTGGTAAAAATAAACCGGATGTCGTGGATTGTCTCCCCCTCTGCAGATGAGTTAAATGCACGTGTTTGTGAACAAGATGATCCAGAAAACTGGCATGTACAG ATATTCCGGTCCATTGATTCAGGATCAGTAAAAGGGTTCCCTAAACTTGTTCAGGAGGCTGAGTCACAG AATCTTGTCTGCGCGAAAAATCTGCAGATAGACAAGAGCATACATAATGCATATGTGAAAGCTATCAGATCTGCACAACACTATATCTACATTGAAAATCAATATTTTATTGGATCTTCATACTACTGGTCTTCAAATAGAAGTGCAG GTGCAGAGAATTTGATACCGATCGAATTGGCCATAAAGATTGCAAGAAAGATTAAAGCTAGGGAAAGATTTGCAGCTTACATTGTTATACCAATGTGGCCCGAGGGTAATCCAACAACTGCTGCTATGCAGGAGATCCTCTTTTGGCAG GGACAAACAATGTCCATGATGTACAAGATTGTCGCAGAAGCACTACAGAAGGAGGGGTTAGATGATACGCATCCACAGGATTACCTTAACTTCTACTGTCTTGGTAAGCGTGAAGTCTCAAATGACGTATCTACAACAAGCCAATCCAATGAGAATTCCCCACAG CGCCTGGTCCAAAAGTTCAAGCGATTCATGATCTACGTGCACTCCAAGGGGATGATTGTCGATGATGAGTATGTGCTCATAGGATCAGCCAACATAAATCAGAGGTCCATGGATGGCTCAAGGGACACCGAGATCGCTATGGGCGCCTACCAGCCTCACTACAGCTGGGCAGGACGCAAGAAAGCTCCACGAGGACAG GTGTACGGGTACAGGATGTCGCTGTGGGCGGAGCACCTGGGTACAGTGGAGGAGTGCTTCCGTTGGCCTCATTCCGTGGAGTGCGTCCGGCAGGTGAATGAAATGGCAGAAGAGAACTGGGCGCGCTACGTATCACCGGAGATGGTGAACATGCGGGGGCACCTCATGAGGTACCCCATCAATGTTGAACGGGATGGTAGGGTTGGTCCGGTGCATGGGTACGAGTGCTTCCCGGATGTCGGTGGCAAGGTGCTCGGCACACACTCTTCTCTTCCAAATGCATTGACAACTTGA